A DNA window from Myxococcales bacterium contains the following coding sequences:
- a CDS encoding HEAT repeat domain-containing protein — MKSRLALRRLALVFALAVAATSAPLTARALVWPDVPERVERDLASTDIDTRRLAARELLSLGKGRAEPLILRALEDTDLEVRLLAARAAIARRLPEATELLLAWLGERDPRARLAACEIAKVAPSPRAVPQLARALGDADAQVRGAAADALGAQGSPDAVAPLLGKLDDPSPPARVQIAHALARLGDRRAVVPLVGKVQDSVPEVRQAVARGLGLLGDPRAVQALVIALRDVNDGVRIEALGALGALRADAAVNAIASLLPSRTTALRTAAFEALGRIGSPTAIAALVAQLGVGDDAAITLERTAVRDALVVAAAGGASTTEAVLLPLLERASGPAVATSAAVVLGELRAKTSERALHAALRRGTVPLASALRALAGCGTSASIPVVLEFIDDENPLARGEAIATAALLLDPDRPDGRAVEPLAAALRGGRLQPAERVAVVQLLGRTGAPRAAPVLLPMVDGKDTPLRVAALDALASVGPAAATARLPGGKTAEVALVEALDDRSPEVRAHAGLAMARVGGDPGRELLLARLEGSAETDRFAVFHALAGILERAPSEPAVARLERALELAAGPERDALLDVLARAPVASATAVVIAQTRPGRPPDDRRAAVAALALRARTSPSARAAVIAGLADPSQDVRAEAAWAVGSLGDGAHLAALGALAASPHSDAATNATAALGRIAASDKGSAARAAPLLCARLDDARAYVRANALTGLALAGLTCRDAARARKLLATDPDEDAREAAARTLAGARGADERAALERCASEERSGAVAARCRESLGASPPADAARPTASGGKPAAVTVYVGQTGSTTPRPLAAFVLKYSAGWLRAGLADRRGALLDPATTPGWLELRRPSTSSTWAR, encoded by the coding sequence GTGAAGTCTCGCCTCGCGCTGCGCCGCCTCGCGCTCGTGTTCGCGCTCGCCGTCGCCGCGACGTCTGCGCCGCTCACCGCCCGCGCGCTCGTGTGGCCCGACGTCCCCGAGCGGGTCGAGCGGGACCTCGCCTCCACCGACATCGATACGCGGCGCCTCGCGGCGCGCGAGCTGCTCTCGCTAGGCAAGGGGCGCGCCGAGCCGCTGATTCTTAGGGCGCTCGAGGACACCGATCTCGAGGTGCGTCTGCTCGCGGCCCGCGCCGCGATCGCGAGGCGCCTCCCAGAAGCGACGGAGCTCCTCCTCGCTTGGCTGGGCGAGCGGGATCCAAGAGCGCGGCTGGCGGCCTGCGAGATCGCGAAGGTGGCGCCGAGCCCGCGAGCGGTGCCGCAGCTCGCGCGCGCCCTCGGCGACGCGGACGCGCAGGTGCGCGGCGCGGCAGCCGACGCGCTCGGCGCGCAGGGGAGCCCCGACGCCGTCGCCCCGCTGCTCGGGAAGCTCGACGATCCGAGCCCGCCTGCACGTGTGCAGATTGCACACGCGTTGGCCCGGCTCGGTGACCGGCGCGCGGTGGTGCCCCTCGTCGGGAAGGTCCAAGACTCGGTGCCCGAGGTGCGGCAGGCGGTCGCGCGCGGGCTCGGCTTGCTCGGTGATCCGCGGGCCGTGCAAGCGCTCGTCATCGCCCTTCGCGACGTGAACGACGGCGTCCGCATCGAGGCGCTCGGGGCGCTCGGAGCGCTCCGCGCAGACGCCGCGGTCAACGCGATAGCGTCGCTCCTCCCGAGCCGCACCACGGCCCTGCGAACCGCCGCCTTCGAGGCGCTCGGACGCATCGGGAGCCCCACGGCGATCGCCGCGCTCGTCGCGCAGCTTGGAGTGGGCGACGACGCCGCGATCACGCTCGAGCGCACGGCGGTCCGCGACGCGCTCGTCGTGGCGGCGGCCGGCGGTGCGTCGACGACCGAGGCTGTCCTGCTCCCGCTGCTGGAGCGGGCGTCCGGCCCGGCCGTCGCCACGAGCGCCGCGGTCGTGCTCGGGGAGCTCCGCGCCAAGACCTCGGAGCGTGCGCTGCACGCGGCCCTCCGCCGCGGGACCGTACCGCTCGCGTCGGCGCTGCGCGCCCTCGCGGGCTGCGGGACCAGCGCCTCGATCCCCGTGGTGCTCGAGTTCATCGACGACGAGAACCCGCTCGCGCGAGGGGAGGCGATCGCGACGGCGGCGCTCCTGCTCGACCCCGACCGACCGGACGGGCGCGCGGTGGAGCCGCTCGCCGCGGCGCTGCGTGGAGGCCGACTGCAGCCCGCGGAGCGCGTCGCGGTCGTCCAGTTGCTCGGACGAACCGGCGCGCCGAGGGCGGCCCCCGTGCTCCTGCCCATGGTCGACGGCAAGGACACGCCCTTACGCGTGGCCGCGCTCGACGCCCTCGCGTCGGTCGGTCCCGCGGCGGCGACGGCCAGGCTGCCCGGCGGAAAGACGGCCGAGGTCGCGCTGGTCGAGGCGCTCGACGACCGCTCGCCGGAGGTCCGCGCGCACGCCGGGCTCGCGATGGCGCGCGTGGGCGGCGACCCAGGCCGCGAGCTGCTGCTGGCGCGCCTCGAAGGTAGCGCCGAGACCGATCGTTTCGCGGTCTTCCATGCGCTCGCGGGCATCCTCGAGCGTGCCCCTTCGGAGCCCGCGGTCGCGAGGCTTGAGCGCGCGCTCGAGCTCGCGGCGGGCCCGGAGCGCGACGCCCTGCTCGACGTGCTCGCGCGCGCGCCGGTAGCCTCGGCGACCGCCGTGGTGATCGCCCAAACGCGGCCGGGCCGACCACCCGACGATCGCCGCGCCGCGGTCGCCGCGCTGGCGCTGCGGGCGCGCACGTCCCCCTCGGCGCGCGCCGCCGTCATCGCCGGGCTCGCGGATCCGTCGCAGGACGTCCGCGCCGAGGCGGCGTGGGCGGTCGGCTCGCTCGGTGACGGGGCGCACCTCGCGGCGCTGGGCGCGCTCGCAGCGTCACCCCACTCCGACGCGGCCACGAACGCGACCGCGGCGCTCGGTCGCATCGCCGCCAGCGACAAGGGCAGCGCGGCGAGGGCGGCCCCTCTCTTGTGCGCGCGCCTCGACGACGCGCGGGCGTACGTACGCGCCAACGCGCTCACGGGGCTCGCGCTCGCCGGCCTCACCTGCCGAGACGCAGCCCGTGCCCGCAAGCTCCTCGCCACCGACCCCGACGAGGACGCGCGCGAGGCCGCCGCGCGGACGCTCGCGGGCGCACGCGGCGCCGACGAGCGCGCGGCGCTCGAGCGTTGCGCCTCCGAGGAGCGCAGCGGCGCGGTCGCGGCGCGGTGCAGAGAGTCGCTCGGCGCGAGCCCCCCGGCGGACGCTGCCCGCCCCACCGCGAGCGGCGGGAAGCCCGCCGCGGTCACCGTCTACGTGGGTCAGACCGGCAGCACGACGCCGCGCCCGCTCGCCGCGTTCGTGCTGAAGTACTCCGCGGGCTGGCTCCGGGCGGGCCTCGCAGACCGACGTGGCGCGCTGCTCGACCCCGCGACCACGCCGGGCTGGCTGGAGCTGCGAAGGCCCTCCACCTCGTCCACGTGGGCGCGGTAG